In a genomic window of Candidatus Beckwithbacteria bacterium:
- a CDS encoding helix-turn-helix transcriptional regulator produces MKSKELPTIAKNIKKYRQKQGISQDKLSKLADIAYNVIIKIESGATPNPTIETMAKIAKGLGVTIDDLMK; encoded by the coding sequence ATGAAGTCAAAAGAATTACCAACAATTGCAAAAAACATAAAGAAATACAGGCAGAAGCAGGGAATTTCGCAAGATAAACTCTCGAAACTGGCTGATATTGCCTACAATGTGATTATCAAAATTGAATCCGGCGCAACGCCGAATCCAACAATTGAAACTATGGCAAAGATTGCCAAAGGTTTGGGCGTCACAATTGACGATTTAATGAAATAA